Proteins encoded together in one Triticum dicoccoides isolate Atlit2015 ecotype Zavitan chromosome 7B, WEW_v2.0, whole genome shotgun sequence window:
- the LOC119339611 gene encoding disease resistance protein Pik-2-like, giving the protein MTDRLVVALSKSVVVGAITKVQSAIDEDARLQQKVKRDLVSITLELEMMQSFLDDANEEMKSNVVRTWVKHIRQLAYDVEDCVENVVQLDDKPIFWRRLLPSWMAPPLPLDLAVEELEQLKGRVEDVNNCYRRYSLINVDSATASSNPMHGTTAYEMLLADEGHTAKRQHNHSGDLTSHIITNKVHKQLQVISVWGSGGDVGTTSIIRETYNDPEICHYFTCRAWVKLVHPFSPHDFIRSLVAQFYANSCKEENAAAGVLSRMDATQAHLFEEFKQLVREKRYLVVVEGLSNMVEWDAISTFLPHREDGGCIIVSTQQREIASLCIGHPYQILELKRFSPQHSVRAFFKEPRVLKASQKEEAKEWMRHQPVVGRESQIRELTKYVGEAHSNSSHVVSVWGMTGVGKSSLVRHFYFYTILDGNQFEQFTWVDLSYPFNLRGFLRSLLSDFHSEKDPIQECRQLLQQHKCLVVIDGLQSKEEWDLIQAAVVSGASKSVIVVITTEASIAAYCTENKELMLNVQGLQPLAAFYFFKREVCIPVVSVFQLREFLI; this is encoded by the exons ATGACGGACCGGCTGGTAGTTGCACTATCCAAATCGGTGGTGGTGGGAGCGATCACCAAGGTCCAGTCAGCGATTGACGAGGATGCTAGGCTGCAGCAAAAGGTGAAGCGTGACCTTGTGTCCATCACTTTGGAGTtggagatgatgcagtccttcctggaCGACGCCAACGAGGAGATGAAGAGCAATGTGGTGAGGACCTGGGTGAAGCATATTCGCCAGCTCGCCTACGATGTTGAAGACTGCGTTGAAAATGTTGTTCAGCTGGACGACAAGCCAATCTTTTGGCGCCGGTTGCTCCCATCCTGGATGGCACCCCCGCTGCCACTGGACCTGGCCGTAGAGGAGTTAGAGCAGCTCAAGGGTAGGGTGGAGGACGTCAACAACTGCTACAGGCGCTACAGCCTCATCAACGTCGACTCTGCTACAGCCTCGTCCAACCCGATGCACGGCACAACTGCATATGAGATGCTGCTGGCGGATGAAGGGCACACCGCCAAGAGGCAGCACAACCACTCAGGTGATCTCACCAGCCATATAATCACAAACAAAGTACACAAGCAGCTTCAAGTGATCTCCGTGTGGGGTTCAGGCGGCGATGTTGGGACGACATCCATCATCAGAGAGACCTACAATGATCCAGAAATCTGCCACTACTTCACCTGCCGCGCGTGGGTGAAGCTGGTGCATCCCTTCAGTCCCCACGACTTCATCCGGAGTCTTGTGGCTCAGTTCTATGcaaactcttgcaaagaagaaaatGCTGCAGCCGGAGTCCTCTCGAGGATGGATGCCACCCAGGCACATCTTTTCGAGGAGTTCAAGCAGCTAGTCAGAGAGAAGAGGTACCTCGTCGTTGTGGAAGGCCTCTCAAACATGGTAGAGTGGGATGCCATCAGCACATTTCTTCCTCATAGGGAGGATGGAGGCTGCATCATTGTGTCCACGCAGCAACGTGAAATAGCAAGCTTGTGCATCGGCCATCCTTACCAGATATTGGAGTTGAAACGGTTCTCGCCTCAACATTCTGTTCGTGCCTTCTTCAAG GAACCCAGGGTGCTTAAAGCAAGCCAAAAGGAAGAAGCGAAAGAGTGGATGAGACATCAGCCCGTTGTTGGACGCGAATCACAAATACGAGAACTTACCAAGTATGTGGGTGAAGCACATTCCAACTCTTCCCACGTGGTGTCCGTATGGGGAATGACTGGTGTTGGGAAATCATCTCTTGTCAGACACTTCTACTTTTACACGATTCTTGATGGCAATCAATTTGAGCAGTTCACTTGGGTGGATTTGTCCTATCCATTCAATTTAAGGGGTTTCCTTCGGAGTTTACTTTCAGATTTTCACTCAGAAAAAGACCCCATTCAAGAGTGTCGCCAGCTTCTGCAACAACATAAGTGCCTCGTTGTCATTGATGGTCTCCAGTCTAAAGAAGAATGGGACTTGATACAAGCAGCAGTGGTATCTGGAGCTTCTAAAAGCGTTATCGTTGTGATTACGACTGAAGCAAGCATTGCTGCGTACTGCACAGAAAATAAGGAGCTCATGTTGAATGTTCAAGGTTTACAACCTCTTGCAGCCTTTTATTTCTTCAAAAGGGAGGTATGTATACCAGTAGTCAGTGTATTTCAACTAAGAGAGTTTCTAATCTAA